Within the Papaver somniferum cultivar HN1 unplaced genomic scaffold, ASM357369v1 unplaced-scaffold_132, whole genome shotgun sequence genome, the region gataccatgttataatacgagcatccaactcaaaaccaattggcaatgagtggagagacccataaaattataaaccgcaggatcttagataacccaacaatgtgggactaataatctcaacatactCCATCTATAGATATAACATCAGAATCTTCTGCTAGTTAATCTATATCTGTACACTATTAACTAGTTAATTTGTTAAACATACAGTAGACGAAATCGCCGTAAATCCAGTAAAAGTCTGACATATCAAGCACCAAATCCTATAccaggcaaaaaaaaaaagtacgcaTCTTTGCATTGTATTATGTAACGACTTGGTTAACTTGTTTTCTGTTTAACTTTTCTTATTTATGCTTTTCTTATGCAGAAGCGATTCAGGGTGGTCAGGCAAATAATCACGAGGATGGAAACTATGTTTCTAATGCATATATACCATGTTCGATGTACATGCTAAATTTTAGTTTCTAACATCTTTGTAGTCTTAGCAGTGAGTGCGAGTCTGATCACGAGTCTGAAAAATATCACCTTCCAAGTGATAATATTGATTTTGACCAAAATTCGGATGATTCTGACTATGTATAGGTAGGGATGCACAGGAACCGTCTCGTCCCATGAAACCGTACCGGAACCGCAGGAACCGTATcggtaccgtcccggaaccgcggtcagatgggacaggtacaagtaccaaaaactGATATCGTGCCTAAAGTAGGTACAAGTAACGGTTCTAGGCTATTCCCGTCCTGTCCCGTCCCATACTACCGAGGATTTTTATTCATACTTTTTTTAAGTGCAACACTACTTTTGGAATGTTTTGGGAGCTTCATATACCTTTCCTTCATGGAAGATGAACAACGCAGGCTACAAATTATGATCCTTCTGCATGAACTTTGGTGTAGGTATATATGCATGTCTTCTGGTTAATTAAACTTTTCTTGTACTGATTGATATTCAAGATCATGTCTCAGGTAACGCACACAACTTTCCTCCTCACTCACGTTTGCTTCTTGTTTTACCATGTGGTGTCAATTATGACGCTTCGCCGATTACGGCATTCTATTACTGACCTACCAGACTCAATTCGATGGGTTACTGAGCCTGTTTGGATTCTAGCTCTTTCTTATTTCATACCATATCTTGAGACTGTAGCCATCACCAGTGTACGTGGTTGCTTAAGTATCCTTTTACCGTTGTTACTTTGTTTCTTGTGAATATTAGTATTTTGTTAATGTAGCTTTGCAATGCCTTCGTTGTTTCCAACTAACTAATTTTAGTGTTTCTTTTTCAAAATATGTGCAGTTCCCGTACTATGAATTTGTCGACCGGGCGTCAATGTACAAAGTGGGATGCTTGTCTTACGCAACTTATTTCTTCGCAAGCTTTCCAATGTTTTTGAGGTAAAATGTGAATTCAAATTCTTGCAATGCGTTCAATTTCTAGCTATTAGGAAAAAGTGGATTTTTTTTAACATATGGTACAGGTAAAGAACcggtcccgtcccgtcccgtaccgagttaaacaggtacaagtcccgtcccgtcccgtactACACGGATACAGGTAcaagtacaaggtacaggtaccggccaCAGGGAGGTACAAGTACTGAGCTAGACAAAAACCCGTACCGTCTCGTCCCATGTACAGCCCTGTGTATAGGTAAATAACTCAACTTAATTTAAGATTGGATTGTTTTAGCTTTTAATTACTAACTTGGATTATGTTTTATTTTTTGCAGGGGGGAAACAAATCTGGTGCTGGAAATTTTGAGGGCGGAAGTTAtgagtattatttatttttgagtatttttctttttattggaaatatacATTTAGATCGATGAAATAAGATTTTTGAAATACATAAAATACAGTTTCCATTTGTGAGTTTTTCATTGTCTTGTACAAAAAAGTGAATGTTACAGGTGCTAAAGGCTGAGATTTTATACCACGACCTTAGTGGTTAGTGGGCGTTTCACTTTTGTGGCTATTCATCGCTCCAAGGAACTAGTATAATGAAAGGTTAAGTTTGGCTGCAGAGTAGAGACGGATATCCAAGCATCATACTTGTTCTCGATCTCAACAGTTTTTGTGGTCGTGCAACGGTATTGGTTTACCTTTTCCATCCAAGCAGAGACAAAATGCTCCTTCGGACCTAACCAATTGTCCCCTGTGTATCAAACGTATTGGGGTAATTGATCCAGTTATCTCAAATGAACtcgtatcaatttttaaaacctCTGTTACAGGATCCTCGAACTGTATAAAAAGAAAGATGTAGAGTTTTTGGTTCCTTTTGTTGGTATTAAACTTTTTCAAATGTTaaatgagaaaaagaaaaaagaaagtagAACAGCAGCATGAAGTCGCCAATTAACAAGAACTCTCTTCTATAACTAGCATCAAGAAGAGTTTTAAGCGTTCTGCAACCAACCTTTAAATAGGTCTAAAACAGAGTTGAGAAAGCcagctaaaataataatttttagcTTTGGAGATGAAGAAGCACCAAATCTGGGCAGAACAATTTTTGATGAGGGTGTACAGaccaggttcttcttcttctaaattaaTCATCCAAGCTCCCGTCACCTAGAAATTGATATCGCTGGCGGAAATAAATTCTCTTATTCGGAGGGACTAATGAGCAAAAAACTCAAAATGTGGGGAcatgaaaaaataagaaaaataataaaaatcacgaaaatatatttattttctaaaagttTCCTCGGGGAGTGCACATATCTAGGATCTGATATCCAACGATTGAGAGGTGCACCCTTACAGAAGTTGCCACGAGGGTACCCTCGTCACAGCATGACTTATAAATTTAATGAGAATATGAAATATTAGAGTAGTGAAGAAGAAATATATTGCAGTAGGAAATATCATttagtcctagaaataatatattagaaaaagtctagtccagttgactcagtcatgtgtctgtttggtcctttttggaaaaatatattatagtttggtcctagaaattatagtttggtcctaggatgacgtcatggatgatgtaattgtcattgtGTGGTGACAGAAATATCCTTTTGGGAtcacatatatagaaaaaaatcctagaaaatatcttatttttatttttacattCACTATCTTCTagttttcagatctagtttttttctctccatttcttttttctttttcttttctgataCTGTTTTTTTTTCCAATGAAGACGATGGTGATTtgatctgttgttgttgttgaaataagACAATGGAGATGATGTttcgatgaagacgatggtgtcGGTGTTGTTGTTCAAAGAAGATGATGGAgatgatttttgttgatgtttcagatttactttctcttcttgtttttctttctcttttttgatgaagatgatggtgttgaagttgaagttgaagaagatgacgaagatgttgttgtttgtttatgatgttgttgcttttgttgtcaaagaagatgacgaagatgttgttgtttgtttatgatgttgttgtttatgatattattgatgaagttcattcttgttgttgttattgaagatgacgaagaatttatttctgctgctgttgaagacgatgaagatggtgctgttgcagttcattccataaatgaactttgttttttaaggtttttatatggagttcattttctggaatgaactctgtttttttaggtttttatatggagttcatttttggaatgaactctgttttttttttatatggagttcatttctggaatgaactctgttttttttaggtttttatatggagttcatttctggaatgaactctgtttttttaggtttttatatggagttcatttctggaatgaactctgttttttttaggtttttatatggagttcatttatggaattaactctgtttttttaggtttttatatggagttcatttatggaatgaactctgtttttttaggtttttatatggagttcatttctggaatgaactctgtttttttaggtttttatatgaagttcatttctggaatgaactctgcttttttaggttttatatggagttcatttctggaatgaactctggtttttttaggtgatttctgaaaaaaaataagtagaaattaacaggagttcattttgaagaatgaactgctacaaaaaaataagtagaaattaatacAAAAGGGtaattttgtccatttaatatttttaaataattatggaccaaacagtaaaggcgttttcccaaaggaccaAACTGACATGGACCCACCTagaaaaggaccaaacgatattttttccTATATTGTATCGATAAAATTGTAATGTTACAACGGACGGGATcgagcaacaaaacattttaacAAAGCCTTTTGACAAAAAATAATAACCGCAAgatgtcaaaagcttttgttaaAATCATTTGTTCACCGATCCCTTCCCATGTTACAATACATTCAATGTTGTACAGACAGTATACAAAGGTTAATTACATTGACACATAAAACTCTCTCTTTCCTAGAACTCTGTCTCTCTTAAAACTCGAGTTTCAAACTTAAAACTCTCTCTTTCTTAGGACTCACTAGAAAACCATAGGCGCCTGAAAACTCTCTTACTCAAATTTGCTCCTTAGGGAGTAAATCTGAGTAAGAAAACTACAACCCACCTTTAATCTTTGTTTCCTCCATATGTGTTTTTGTTTCagctttttatttaagttttggGTCTGATTCTGAGTTATTCAGATTAAAACCCTAACTATCTTGTTATTTCTCACATCTCATTTGATCTTAAATGTCTTTTAGTTTCTACTTTAGTGTTTTGACTTGGGGTTTTCGATCTTATCAAAGGGTTTCACAATTAGTTTGATGAACAAGATCAAGCTTACAGCAACAAGATTTTTACAAAAGACACCAACCCAGCATTTACTTCAAAGACACCAACAAACAGTTACGGAAGACCGATGATGAAGACTCTGATCGATTCCAATTCTGGAAGGAACGGTTAGAACTCTGCATCAGATCTAGATCAGTAACTTGTTTATTAATTTCttggtttgttgttgttgtgatgtTTGTTGTCTGTTTGAACTCCCAAAATCTACTGGAAATCTTGTAACGAATCAGAGTCATGTAATCGTGCCCGATTTTAACTAGAGTTATTATTATCAATATTAattaatggtgggtttggatgtagaattttaaagatgggatttatgggtccagggaatttggtggaattacgtttCCCTCGCTACATTTGGTTGTCCAAATCCCTGGAATTACATTTCCCACGGGATTcacttttccagcaaatcctccatatggagtccgacccctcccccataagatttgctgggaaacttatcagAGGATTTATGTATCCACTTTTTTTTACTCCAAATCCCATATATACACAATTTTAAGATTCTTAGGGCAATGCCAAACAATACAAGGACTTTAATACAAGTAAATTTTATGAATCCTAGGAATCTCAACTGAGTTACCAAACATACGAGGGATTTACATGAACCCCGGAATTTGCAATCCCGTGGGATTACAAATTCCTGGAAATTGTGAATTCTACAACCAAACCCACCATAAGgttttttgggattttttttttgacattgaCACATAAGACTAGCTTTGAACATTACAGAAAGCTTGATCTCGAATTTGACTGACCATTACATTCTCTCATAAAATTCATGAATGAATACTGCGTCATTAACCTGTGAAGTTAGATGACACTTCGTTTGAATGTGGACGAAGCAATACCTAACAACCAAAACGGAAGAAACTGGAAGATTTGTAGATTCATTTCCGTGTGAGGCTAATGAGCGCCCCATTCAGCATTTTACATTTCCTAAGAAAAACACTACTGGCAAATATTTTTCTGGACGGGCACTGGAGAAGACTAATTTTTATCGCATTAAAACATTGGCAAAATTTATTGTCATGGTCCTGTGGTTCATGGCTCGTCTATGTTAGCCTGAAACCAGCAGGAGGATGTATTTATAATTCTGTCAGTTACTTCCTGCGTTTTTACAGTTGACCTCTTTTTAAGTTACTGCTTAAATATACGTTGACATCTCGACCACGTGTAAGGTCAGTGTCGTTTAGGGTTCAGTGTTAGGTCTTCTTCTCCTTTAATAAGCTTGTACTTGCATTTAGTGTTTAtcaatgaaaatagaaaagaGAGGCAGTACAGTGGTACTGAGGTTACTGTGTTTGTGAAGTTATATCTCCATCACTCTTCCCCGATGTACTGTGTTGCTTGAATGCTTAGTACAACTCTATCTCTCTTATTACCTTATCAAATATTCCAGTACATCACATTTGGTATCACCCAGTCGATTCCTCTCTCTTTTTCTACGCCATGACTGGTCCAACTATCAAAGATGTAGATACCACCACCCGTGAACTATCTCAACTAATGAAGAATCTTACAGATCTACACACCCGTGATGCAGCAGAGCGTAAGGAAGCTGCTCTACGAAAAGATACCTTACTTGCTTCTTTGGTTAAAATTTCTGAGGAAAACCAGGCTAAGTTTAACGCACTTATTCAAGTTCTATTTAAAACACCACCAAATCCACGTGAACCTAATTCTGAAGAAGGTTCAAATAACAACCACCGTAAGAATCCTTTCAATACCTTCTCTAAAGTTCCTACACCCGACTTCCCTATATTTGCTGGTGACAATCCTCGTAGCTGGATCCGCAAGTGTGAAAGATTTTTTCAGATCCATTCCACTTCTGATGAGAAAAAGACTGAAATTGCTTCTTTATACTTGGATGGCAAAGCTGATTCATGGTTTCTGGACTTCCTTACTGGTAAAACATTCATCTCTTGGCTTGTTTTTGTAGAAGCTATTTGTAGTCGTTTTGAGGATCTAACAAATGATAATTATGTGGGTTGTTTCAACAAGTTATCTCAACTTACATctgtggaagaatattttgagcaATTTGAGCAGTTAAAAGCATTAATgttgagtaaaaatcctcatctTACTGAAGACTACTTGTGTTGAGCTTTATTAGTGGGTTAAAGGATGTTTTGAAGAGCTCTGTGCAGATGCACAAACCTACCACCCTTGCTCAAGCATTTTATTTGGATAGATTACAAGAACTAGCTCTCTCATCACAATCCTCAACCTCAAAAACCATTCCATATAAATCAACACCAACCACTTTCACTTACAGCAAACTTCCACCACCAAGAAGACCTACAACTCCTTCTCCAATGGGTGCTTCTACTTCTACACCTATCTCTCAAATTTCTACACCACCACCTAAAACACCTTATGTACCACCCATAAGAAGACTCACTTATGAGCAAATGAGTAAAAGAAGAGCCAAGGCCTTTGTTTGAATTGTGATGAAAAATACCAACCCGACCATAGATGTAAATctcaacaattatttatgatggtagaTGACCATGAAGCTGATGATATAGAGCCTTCAACTCCTCAAGCTCCTTGTGCATATCAATTGGTTGATTCAGATATGGAGATTTCTTTCCATGCCCTTACTGGCAATGTCAATCCTGACACCATTAGGATCCCAGGATTCATTAAGAAAAGAGCCATCACTGTGCTAGTGGACACAGGAAGTACTCAtagttttattaattatactctagCCACTCAATTAGGGTGTGAAGTTCAACCAATTGCTCACATGTTGGTCACTTTGGCTAATGGAGCTAAAACTACAAGCACTGGAATCTGCCAACATCTCAACTGAACAATGCAGAACCATCAATTTGCTACTGATTTGAGATTGCTTCCACTTGGAGGTTGTGATTTGGTTTTGGGAGGAGATTGGTTGAGAACTTTAGGAGATGTCACCTTCAACTTAGCTAAATTTTCTATTTCCTTCTTACACAATGGCCAGTTGATCACTCTACAAGGTACTTCCTCTAAGCCCACTCTTTTAATGCTCAGTAGAAATGCCATGAAGAATTTTATTAGGAAGAACACCCCAGCATTGGTGGGCCAATTTTTCTCTATATCAGTATCTCCTTTACCAGCTGACATTCCACCTCCAATACAAGACTTACTCCACACCTTTAATGAGGTTTTTCAAGAGCCCAAACAGCTACCACCACAAAGGGTTCTAGATCACCAAATCATCCTCAAACCTGACTCAGAACCCATCAATCTCAGACCCTATAAGTTCCCTTATATCCACAAGTCTGTGGTGGAATCCTTAGTCCAAGAAATGCTTTAAAATGGCATCATTCAAGATAGCCATAGCCCCTTTGCATCTCATATACTTCTTGTGAATAAAAAAGACAACACTTGGAGGTTCTGTGTTGATTACAGGAAGCTCAATGCCATTACAGTCAAGGATAAGTTTCCTATTCCAGTTATTGATGAGCTTCTAGATGAACTGCATGGTTCTAAGGTATTTACTAAACGGGATTTAATGGTAGGATATCATCAAATCAGAGTACATTCCACTGATATCCATGAGACTGCTTTTAGAACTCACCATGGCCATTATGAGTTCAATGTAATGCCATTTGGCCTCACCAATGCTCCTGCTACTTTTCAAGCACTTGTGAACTCTGTGTTTGGTCCTTATCTAAGAAAATTTGTACTTGTGTTTTTTGATGACATCATAGTATATATCCCCTCCATTACAAAACATGTGCATCATCTTTCAGTGGTTCTCTCCTTGCTAAGGGAACATCACTTATATGTCAAATATTCAAAATGTTGTTTTGCACAGTCTTCATTAGAGTATCTAGGCCATATCATTACAGCTGATGGAGTGGCAGTTGACCCAGACAAAATTTCTTTCATGAAGTCTTGGCATGTCCCTACAACTATTAAGCAACTTAGAGGCTTCTTGGGCCTAACAGGCTACTATAGAAAGTTTTTTGAAGGGTATGGCTCTATTGCTAAACCACTTACagatctcttgaagaagaatGCATTTCTCTGGTCCCCTGAAGCTGAAGAGGCCTTCATTACACTTAATAATGTTATGTGTACTACTCCAGTTCTTGCACTTCCTGACTTCACCAAGCAGTTTGTAGTGGAAACAGTTGCTTGCTCTAGAGGCATTGGAGGGAAGAGTTATTGCTTTCTACAGCAAACCCTTGGGGCCAAAGGCACTGGGACTTTCTACTTATGAAAAGAAATTATTAGTTGTTGTCAATGCAGTCACCAAATGGAGACATTACCTCACTGGACACCACTTCATTATTAATACTGATCAGCAGAGCATTAGATACTTCATGGAGCAGAAGCTTACTACATTATTGCAACAAAGATGGCTCATCAAACTTCTTGGGTTTGACTATACAATTCACTACAAGAAAGGCCTAGAAAATAAGGCAGCTGATGCACTTTCTAGACTTCCAGTCCCTAGCTCATCCACCACTTGCAATGTTCTTTCCTTATCTACACCAACATGGACTCAGGACATCCTTGCCAGTTATACAGATGATGTTGTGTCTTCTGCACTCATTCCACAGTTGCTAGTCAATGGCTCTGCAGTTCCTCGTTACACTTATTTAGAAGGCATTCTCAGGTTTAAAGGCAGGATTTATGTGGGCACAACTACTAACCTGAGACAACACATTCTTCATTCCATTCACTCATCTGCAATTGGAGGCCATTCAGGCATTCATGGAAGCTACATTGGGGCCAAtacttatttttattggaaaggatTGAAACAAGATAATCTGCTCCTAGTCAGCTAGTGTGACACATGCCAGAGGAACAAACTGGAGCATCAGCACCCTCAAGGCCTTCTCCAACCACTCCCAGTTCCAGATCAAGCCTGGCAACATATTAGCATGGACTTCATAGAGGGTCTCCCTAAGTCCAGTAATAAAGATGTTATCTTAGTGGTGGTGGACAGATGCACTACATATAGTCATTTTATAGGACTTACTCATCCTTACACAGCAATTACAGTGGTTCAGGAATTCTTAAATAACATCTTCAAGTTACATGGGCTACCTGCTTCCATTGTCTCAGACAGAGACAAAGTCTTCACCAGCAAATTTTGGCAAGAGCTCTTCAGAACTTTGGGAACACACCTCAACATGAGCACTGCTTACCACCCTCAGTCAGATGGCCAATCTGAAAGAGTTAATACTTGCTTGGAAGGTTACTTAAGGTGCATGACAGGTCATAAACCCAAGCGATGGTTCAATTGGCTCCCATTagcagaatggtggtataatacaaACTTTCACACCAGTCTCAAAATGTCTCCCTTTCAAGCTTTGTATGGGTATGTCCCTCCTCACTTAGCCTTCCCAGCAATTGCTAATACCTCTGTAACATCTGTTGAAGAATATCTCCAAAGGAGAGATGCAGTTATTGATCTCTTGAAGGAAAACCTTCACAAGGCACATGAAAGAATGAAGTGGTTTGCTGACAAGAAGATGACTGACAGATCATTTGCTGTGGGAGATTTGGTTTACTTGAAGTTACAACCTTACAGGCAAACTTCCATGGCCTTGCGCAAGAATTTTAAGTTGTCTGTTAGGTACTTTGGACCATTTCCTGTGCTTCAGAAGGTAGGACAAGTGGCTTACAAGCTAGAGCTTCCTCCAGGCTCAAAGATTCATCCTGTCTTTCACATCTCCCAGTTAAAACAGAAGCTAGGTGCTGCTTTTCCCACTATCCCTTCATTGCCCTTGGTCGACTCCAATGGCGAGATCATTCTAAAGCCCATAGCTACACTGGATTCTCGACAAGTTTTTCGTCAGGGTAAGGCAGTACAACAACTTTTGATTCAGTGGTCTCATACTACACCTGCGGATGCCACTTGGGAGGATTTGCCTAACGTTCGAGCTCACTTCCCTAAATACCatcttgaggacaaggatattcTGAAGGAGGGACTATTGTCATGGTCATGTGGTTCATGGCTCGTCTATGTTAGCCTGCAACCAGCAGGAGGATGTATTTATAATTCTGTCAGTTACTTCCTGCGTTTTTACAGTTAACCTCTTTTTAAGTTAATGCTTAGATAGACGTTGACATCTCGACCACGTGTAAGGTCAGTGTCGATTAGGGTTCAGTGTTATGTCTACTTCTCCTTTAATAAGCATGTACTTGCATTTAGTGTTTATCACTGAAAATAGAAAAGAGAGGCAGTACAGTGGTACTGAGGTTACTGTGTTTGTGAAGTTATATCTCCATCACTCTTCCCCGATGTATTGTCTTGCTTGAATGCTTAGTACAACTCTATCTCTCTTATTACCTTATCAAATATTCCAGTACATCACATTTATGTCAGGTTCAAACCTTACATGATTGAGTGTGCAGTACTAAGGCACTTCACAAGGCTCGAATTTGTCCTCCATAACCATAGTGTTTCAGGAGACCTTCATCTTGTCGCCAGTTATCTTTCACCTTAACTTCCACCTGtttaaacaaattttttttattaaacttaCCCATAAACCCAAGATAAAGTATAAACATGAAAGGAAGCGTTTATCACAATGTCTACAAAGATATGAGAGGGAAATCCAAACTCTCAAATTTCAGAATATGCACCTCAAGGAAGACTTTCTTCTGCAGGAAATCTTCAATATCAAGCCGCGCAGCTGTTGCCAAGAGTTTTAGAGCCTTCCCTTCCTACATGCCCAAGGGATCAGAAAGGAACAAATgtataaaagaaaaggaaggggGGAAAATCTATTCAACGACATAAGACGGTACATCAGAATTCGCACACTGGATTGGGGATCCACAAAGAAACCACTCATTACAACAGAACTTGTTATGAGGTTGGATGAAAGCCAATCTGGTCTAGGATCACCAGCGAACTAGCTTTGACTTAATACAGATGGGACATAGTTTTCATGGACAATAATGGGATGCTTGACTATGGTACCATCATTGAGATGGTTCAAGTCTCTCATCCACAGGGTCTAACAATCCAAACTTAAAGTATGCGTCTCAATGGATGCACCAGATTACCTTCAACAAACTCGTGAAGGGATTTAGGTAGAGAATTGTGAAGTATTAGATGCATAACTTACTTTTCCAATGAGGATTATCTTTTGTGTAttcttctcaacaacaatctcaaCTTGAATGAAGTCTTTTGAAGTTGGTCTAGTTTTGTAGTTTACCACGTTCACCTGAGAACAGAAAACAAATGGGAGTCTCAATTTCATTCCAAATCATATGATCAAATCACGACAGCAAAAAAATCTTGTCAGCAGCTTAATGAATATACCTGACACGCATAAGGAACTTCATTTCTGTATTGGATGAAAATTTTCTCTCTAACAATTTCTGCTACGAAGAATCTCTCTGGGTGCTCACTAGCAATATCCTAGAAACCCCAAAGAAAAGAACAAGGTGAATGATACTGACACATAGTCATAAGCTAGTCAGGCTAGTTAAGGGAACACTTTACCTTTGGATAATAAGCTGGTCCTATAGGAAGTTTTGTTAGTATCCAATTCTTAATATCTTCAATTCCATGACCAAATTTTGCACTAACAGGAATCACCTCATCAACATCAGTGAACTTTTCATACCACTGCAGCATACAAGTAATCATATTATATTTAAGCAAAACTAAGCAAGTAACTACATAAATGGTAATTTTTACCCAAATATGGCATAGAAGCAAGATCACTACAGTATATCACTGTAAGGCTGCTTGCTTTTACGAAAAAAGTTTAGTATGTAGTAACACAAAAGGAAGAGATTTTGCTGACTGATGTGAAACAACATCATACGTCACTGATGGAGACTTTCACATCAAATCTATCATCCGGCCATCCCTCTAACATATATCGACTTCACACACTGTTTTCTAGTTCGAATGACTGAAATTATGCTATCTAGTTCGAATGACTGAAACTACAAATTTTTAAATTTATCATTAGGAATGCACGACCAAATAGAAGACATTAGAATACATCTATTAGTTTCTAACCTCTAGTCTCTTTGCAGTCTCTCCAGGCTTAATCAAATCTTTCTTATTCAACACCAACAAAGTCGGTACTTTCTCTTTAAGGTTACCTTCCTCCAAAACCTCGTCAATCTGAAAGACAAAAAGACCAAAATTCAGAAAACACCAACTACAGCAAGGTTCCACTGCATACTATATTTGAAAAAGTGCATACCTTCTGAGGCATCTTAGAagcatcaacaacaatcaaaacacaatCCGCATTAACGGCAGCACTGCGAACATTTTTCATCATCATTGTATCCAGCtggtgcattttcttctcaataaCACCAGGTGTATCATAAAGGATCATCTGAAAGCCGCCATATCTCTCATGAATAATTTTTACATGCTTTCATGCTTCAACTACTCCTCTAAGTCCCaacataaaagaataagagaagataCTAATAATCTACAAATGGCACGAAAACCtaccaaataaaaataaagaaataatattACCTGATATTCTTCACTAGAAATTATACCAAGTATCCGATGTCTAGTGGTTTGAGGTTTATCTGTTACAATAGAGAGCTTCTGACCAACCATCTGGTTCGAAAGTGTACTCTTTCCAACATTTGGTTTACCAAGTACAGCCACATATCCTTCAAAACCCACATCCAAACTATGAATTTCATCCCATTGACAATCTATAATAACATAACTGAACACTGGA harbors:
- the LOC113333360 gene encoding GTPase ERA-like, chloroplastic; the protein is MELTLQISATLPRDNLLHFSSSLTKVSYPRFTRNPFQEISFQSSRNREPVLEEQLSKERYVDDDDDEEGINPCDDDSYLSLNEKPDRNLALLDDYEMEELDFVVDPNHRSGYVAVLGKPNVGKSTLSNQMVGQKLSIVTDKPQTTRHRILGIISSEEYQMILYDTPGVIEKKMHQLDTMMMKNVRSAAVNADCVLIVVDASKMPQKIDEVLEEGNLKEKVPTLLVLNKKDLIKPGETAKRLEWYEKFTDVDEVIPVSAKFGHGIEDIKNWILTKLPIGPAYYPKDIASEHPERFFVAEIVREKIFIQYRNEVPYACQVNVVNYKTRPTSKDFIQVEIVVEKNTQKIILIGKEGKALKLLATAARLDIEDFLQKKVFLEVEVKVKDNWRQDEGLLKHYGYGGQIRAL